GTGGTCTTAGACCCAGCATGAGTTATTTTTTGCGGCTTCATTCATATTCAAGCTAGACAGACAGGTCCTACGAATTTTATTATCTACTTTGTTCGCATTTAATAAGGGTTCTTCTCTTATAACTTGATGAACCAGAAATCATGAGAAATTCTCAGAGAACAACTGAAGTAAGGCAGTACAACAAATCTGATCTTCCACGTTTGCGGTGGACGCCTGAGCTTCATGAACACTTCGCTGCAGCTGTTGAACGCCTTGGTGGAAAATATAGTAAGTTTGAGTTGTTTCAATCAACATAAACAACGATCtaagatatttaattatgtaaagaATAATTCAAGAAGTTATTGATcgatctcttttatttttcaagtcgATGTTGACTTATTTCTGGTCTGTGTTTAATTAGGGTGGATATGACCCTAAATCTTCTTTGCCTTTGTGTTTCGTTCTGGAGCTTCCGAAACTAATTATGCAGAATTAAGAATTGAATTATGTGTAATTggagaaatattaatttaaatttttttgggatTTGCAGAAGCAACACCTAAGCGCATCATGCAGATGATGAATGTAAAAGGACTGAAGATTTCTCACATCAAGAGCCATCTACAGGTACATCTTCCAAAATCTGCTCAAGGAAAAgctataaaattaatataatcaaatataatgatGTGTGCAAATATGTAAACTATTTTCAGtccataaaatcaattaaaagttACAGCATATAATGCTAAATGCTGAAGGTTATGTATTTGATGAagttttcaccaaaactaatgCAATGATCAGTTAGAACTCTTACAGAATTCTACTTTTACGTAAGGTATTCTCAGGGTTTTAATTTTGCAAAAGAAAATCGCACGCTGATCTTTTGATTACCAatttataaaagagaaagataaattTAACGACAAAGAAATGGCCAAAACGAACATCAACAAAGAGAATTCTATTCTGGAATCGGCCACAACTTCTATTAATTTCTACTGTactgaaaaatatatgaaaacagAATTTTGTATAGCTTTCTGGATTTGACATACATAGAAAACCATTAAAgttctttaattattaacaGGACTACCACAAACAATacctttttatgaaaattattatcatttatgaTTCACTCCTTtgtctttattctttttctcatgTCCTCGTATATCACTCAGTCACTGACAATGGATTTGTcaatttttgaagttttatatatagatcTATCTAATAAGGTCTAGATAAGTAcgtaaattataactttaatatatGCCCATGTGACATGTTTAAATGCAGAACTGCTTTATGCGATATAAAGAAAGCTTAAAGTTAATGGTGATAGAATAGAATGACAACATAGTCTTCAGGAATTAGCCAGATTTTACGGGTGGTGACTAGAAAAGTAATTGCCTAGTAATCACTGATATTGGTTAAAAAAGAAGTGCCTTCTGACCTAACCAGAATTTCAAGCTTAAATTTTATCGAATCTtcttatcttataatatatagtatttgTCGTGCATGTTACGAGAACAGAAtgtttaaaatatgtaaaaccAGCAAAATGTTTCTTGAATGAGAGTTTGGgtctttaattgaaataattgtgGTTGAATATTAATTAGATGTACAGAAGCACGAAGGACTGTAATGACGATGATGAAATCTTTGCGAAGGAGCAATTGCGAGCACAAAGACGACATTTCAGTGATCATGGAGCCTTCTCAATTTGCTCCCCTCAGTCTCAAAGGTACgcattttatatatgtatagacCGTCtacaatatcatttttttttaaaatatgagctTGCcctaaattcttatttattaaatcgaCATAGTATAGATTGACCTTCAATTCCCCATTTTGCATAATTTAACTTAGTGGGTTGATTTTGTCACTATTATCATTTTCAGCTGACTATagttactatatatatataaccgtGAATCATGCATGTAACCAATTTTCAAGaacatttatat
This sequence is a window from Mangifera indica cultivar Alphonso chromosome 5, CATAS_Mindica_2.1, whole genome shotgun sequence. Protein-coding genes within it:
- the LOC123215972 gene encoding myb family transcription factor MPH1-like; translated protein: MRNSQRTTEVRQYNKSDLPRLRWTPELHEHFAAAVERLGGKYKATPKRIMQMMNVKGLKISHIKSHLQMYRSTKDCNDDDEIFAKEQLRAQRRHFSDHGAFSICSPQSQRQLGTGLFTDFECRRDNIRHELAFSEVYGDIHGKRRNEEAYGSLDEICELSLSVTPMEDRESWPGTDGHSQLSTSSIDNNFANFPHFHSHHLNLDLTI